From Terriglobales bacterium:
CCTCCAGGACCTGATCCGATCCTCGACCTGATCGGTTACAACGGCTGCAGTATATTCAGTATGTTTTGCGGTTCCAGTTTCCCCCGTCAATCTGGACAGCCAACTCGGGGAAATCCCGCCGGTAATGCGAGCACCGGCATTATCCCCCACAAGTTTACGATGTCTCCATCACAGCCTAGGCCAACGTGTTTGCAGGTCTTTACGAATGCTATTCTTAATCCTCCCGTTGATTCTGAGCAACTGGACAGATTCAAGGCGCTTGTACAGGGAGCATTCCAAGCTGTGGCGGGCGTATCCCGGACTGCGGCTGACGTCAATTTCAATGCCGCACTAGCCAGGGGATCAACACTCGCAGCAGCTGCCGCCGCTGCTGGCAGGGTGACCGTTCCGTTCCGTTCCACCGTCTTCAAGGGTCTGCTCACTCGTGCGCAATCCTTACTCGACTTCGCAGAAGAGGCAGGCAGCGAAGCGGCTGCCGGAGACGCAGGTTTTGCAGTCCTTGACATACAGCTGTTTACGGCCCTGAAGGTCGAACTGGAATCGTGGGAGTCCGGCGGATGCATTACCGAAAAGGAAGCGATTAAAGCCATCCTGGGAATCAACTGAAGGAACCGTCGATGAAGAAGTGGCAAGACTCACTACTGCTGACCGCGGCGGGAATTCTAGTTGTTATCGCGATGTTCGGCTCCGACTGGTTGTTAGGGAGAACTGGACTCAGCAGGGTGTGGCAATACTTTGTGATGGTCAATGTTGCCTTTTTTGGCGTGATAGCCTGGCGACTCCGCAAATGCTTTCGGAATGCCCGTTTTTCAGTTTTGTTTGCGACTTGGGCGCTAGCCCATACAACATTTTATTACGTCACTACCCGAGAGGGAATTGTCCCTGCCTTAGCATGGCTTGTTCTTTTTCCTCTCGAAGCGATGCTCATCATAAATTTGATAAAGCCACTTTCGCCCGAACGAAGGAACAACGGCGGGGAATAGAACGCCCGACCCGGCGGGGATGGCGGCGGTCGATCCCGGCAATCCCCAGACCTGGAATCGATATGCATATGTGAACAACAATCCAACGAACGCTACTGATCCGATGGGGCTGGCCCCGCGACCGTTCTGTGGTGTTACCCGAAGCGGGGAATACATCTGCATACCGCTGACCGATTATGGAAACAAGTCTAGCCTCGGCACAACCGGCGATGAGTTTGATAAACAAGCCTGCAGTTGCGGAAGGAAGTTGGTATTGGAACGACGGCTGGCATGAAGTGGTGGTGGGAACCGGGTTTGATCTATCTGATGGAGTCTCGACTGGTGGCAGCGGAGGTTCACTTGGTAGAGGGAGCACAAGTCCGGTGACCTGCCCCCCCAAAATCCGCACACAGCTGAATATGATTTCATAGCTGCGGCTGAATTCACTGGGAGCCCAGTCGATGTCTTCAGCCCTGCTGACCCGAGCCCCATGGGTCCGCTGCCATATGCCGACATCACAAATCCGCAATCGCTCAACAAATACAGCTACGCGTGGAATAACCCACTCCGACACACTGATCCGGATTCGGTAGCGGTACTCATGAGTATCGCCCAGTCCACGCAACGATCATACGTGCGGAGAACGCGTGCCATCTACCTGTTGGCTACGTTCAAGACTGAACAATTAGAAGACGCACTTGCTGAGCTGGCAGCGCACAATAGTCCTGAGTTTCGTTATCCAGCATTGCAGGCGTTTGCCAGGT
This genomic window contains:
- a CDS encoding RHS repeat-associated core domain-containing protein, with product AETAGAGSNTGLDHTWYRQYSSYLGRWMTPDPAGMAAVDPGNPQTWNRYAYVNNNPTNFIDPLGLRDCLPSDSICVTEPMPPGPDPILDLIGYNGCSIFSMFCGSSFPRQSGQPTRGNPAGNASTGIIPHKFTMSPSQPRPTCLQVFTNAILNPPVDSEQLDRFKALVQGAFQAVAGVSRTAADVNFNAALARGSTLAAAAAAAGRVTVPFRSTVFKGLLTRAQSLLDFAEEAGSEAAAGDAGFAVLDIQLFTALKVELESWESGGCITEKEAIKAILGIN